A region from the Aphis gossypii isolate Hap1 chromosome 1, ASM2018417v2, whole genome shotgun sequence genome encodes:
- the LOC126548896 gene encoding histone H4-like — protein MVHFDWPCARRKTHKYNGVCKPGISQRSAFIAASLATLSWKLHKITMTGRGKGGKGLGKGGAKRHRKVLRDNIQGITKPAIRRLARRGGVKRISGLIYEETRGVLKVFLENVIRDAVTYTEHAKRKTVTAMDVVYALKRQGRTLYGFGG, from the coding sequence ATGGTGCACTTCGATTGGCCGTGCGCGCGCCGTAAAACGCATAAATATAACGGCGTTTGTAAACCGGGCATCAGTCAACGTTCAGCGTTCATAGCAGCAAGTCTTGCAACACTAAGTTGGAAACTACATAAAATCACCATGACCGGACGCGGTAAAGGAGGAAAAGGTCTTGGAAAAGGAGGCGCCAAACGTCATCGTAAGGTGTTGCGTGATAACATCCAGGGAATCACCAAGCCCGCCATCCGTCGGTTAGCTCGTCGTGGAGGTGTGAAACGTATCTCCGGTTTGATCTACGAAGAGACCCGTGgagttttaaaagtattccTGGAGAACGTGATCCGTGATGCAGTCACCTACACCGAACACGCCAAGAGGAAGACCGTTACCGCCATGGACGTCGTCTACGCGCTGAAACGTCAAGGACGTACCTTGTACGGTTTCGGAGGttaa
- the LOC126548897 gene encoding histone H3, translating into MARTKQTARKSTGGKAPRKQLATKAARKSAPATGGVKKPHRYRPGTVALREIRRYQKSTELLIRKLPFQRLVREIAQDFKTDLRFQSSAVMALQEASEAYLVGLFEDTNLCAIHAKRVTIMPKDIQLARRIRGERA; encoded by the coding sequence ATGGCACGTACCAAGCAAACCGCCCGTAAATCCACCGGAGGCAAGGCCCCAAGGAAACAGCTGGCCACCAAAGCCGCACGTAAGAGCGCACCAGCTACCGGAGGAGTGAAGAAGCCACATCGTTACCGTCCGGGTACAGTCGCTCTCCGTGAAATCCGTCGTTACCAAAAGAGTACCGAGCTGTTGATCCGTAAATTGCCTTTCCAACGGCTTGTGCGTGAAATCGCCCAGGACTTCAAGACAGATTTGCGTTTCCAGAGCTCTGCCGTTATGGCATTGCAAGAAGCAAGCGAAGCGTACTTGGTCGGTCTTTTCGAAGACACCAACTTGTGCGCCATCCACGCCAAGCGTGTCACGATCATGCCAAAGGACATCCAATTGGCTCGTCGTATCCGCGGAGAACGTGCTTAA
- the LOC126548893 gene encoding histone H1A, sperm-like: MTDNVVVSAPAPVTASPAAKKSPAKKKVGAAAKAKKPAANHPTTSVMVTSAIKELKEKKGSSLPAIKKYLAANYKVDPAKLAPFIRKFLKAAVANGTVLQTKGTGASGHFKLPVAEVKPKKKTAVVKKKKAVVKKVKAPGATKRKSTSAKKVKPASGEPAAKKVKKAVAAKPKAASKPKKSPAKPKKPVAAKPKVKKTPTKKTAAPKKK; this comes from the coding sequence ATGACAGACAACGTAGTCGTTTCCGCTCCTGCTCCGGTTACCGCATCGCCAGCCGCGAAGAAATCCCCGGCCAAGAAGAAGGTGGGCGCCGCAGCGAAAGCTAAGAAGCCCGCAGCCAATCATCCTACCACATCGGTGATGGTCACTTCAGCGATCAAGGAGCTTAAGGAGAAGAAAGGATCTTCTCTGCCAGCAATCAAAAAATACTTGGCAGCCAACTACAAAGTCGATCCCGCCAAGTTGGCGCCGTTCATCAGGAAATTCTTGAAAGCCGCCGTCGCTAATGGCACTGTCCTTCAGACCAAAGGCACCGGAGCGTCTGGACACTTCAAATTACCGGTGGCCGAGGTTAAACCCAAAAAGAAGACCGCCGTTGTCAAGAAGAAGAAAGCAGTCGTCAAGAAGGTCAAGGCGCCGGGAGCTACAAAGAGGAAATCAACGTCCGCCAAAAAAGTGAAGCCCGCGTCCGGAGAACCAGCAGCTAAAAAAGTCAAGAAAGCAGTTGCTGCTAAGCCTAAAGCAGCATCCAAACCGAAGAAATCTCCGGCGAAACCGAAAAAACCGGTTGCTGCCAAACCCAAAGTAAAGAAGACTCCGACCAAGAAAACCGCAGCTCCCAAGAAGAAGTAG